One region of Leishmania panamensis strain MHOM/PA/94/PSC-1 chromosome 28 sequence genomic DNA includes:
- a CDS encoding haloacid dehalogenase-like hydrolase-like protein (TriTrypDB/GeneDB-style sysID: LpmP.28.1480): MCQSAPFRIVASDMDGTVLNSDHEITEYTMETLFQLFLHYDVQFIFATGRHYLSVHKAREELSTYFAKRSSEYRRSVKSHPCGEGDNPGTGKYVVADSTQPGFFLVTSNGARIHDTKGKLIVSHDLDPDIVNALYQHYGLPYTSRHGPKAVKPSVGYSPHVSGSMEAAANGLMKGGDKNPEDIVSTSAYTTDEWFLTALFMPLPDIEKKFGVRPFLVPFDSEDPESANASVFNSFPLEGVGKVCFRCSDPSILDEMERSIRQQFGDRVSVALSSTRCLDVMPGNISKASALQEIVKLLSSESAQGHHNTRPPMLKDIIAFGDSMNDEAMLKTVGKGCIMKNAHERLKKTLSNCEVIGSNEENGVAVKLREIFQISLDP, from the coding sequence ATGTGCCAATCTGCCCCCTTCCGCATTGTCGCCTCTGACATGGATGGGACGGTGCTGAACTCAGACCATGAAATCACGGAGTACACAATGGAGACGCTTTTCCAGCTCTTCCTGCACTACGATGTTCAGTTTATCTTCGCGACAGGGCGTCACTACCTCAGTGTGCATAAGGCACGCGAGGAGCTCTCCACGTACTTTGCAAAGCGCTCCAGCGAGTACAGAAGATCCGTCAAGTCGCACCCCTGCGGCGAGGGTGACAATCCAGGCACTGGCAAGTACGTAGTGGCTGACAGCACTCAACCTGGTTTCTTTCTCGTCACGTCGAATGGTGCGCGCATTCATGATACGAAGGGAAAGCTGATCGTGTCGCACGATCTCGACCCAGACATAGTAAACGCGCTCTACCAGCACTACGGGCTGCCATACACATCCCGTCATGGGCCCAAGGCCGTCAAGCCCAGTGTAGGATACTCGCCGCATGTGAGCGGCTCTAtggaagcggcagcaaaTGGACTGATGAAAGGCGGCGACAAGAACCCAGAAGACATCGTCTCCACCTCAGCCTACACGACGGACGAGTGGTTCCTCACGGCCCTGTtcatgccgctgccggaTATCGAGAAGAAGTTTGGAGTGCGCCCTTTCCTGGTTCCTTTCGACTCTGAAGATCCGGAGAGCGCCAACGCCAGCGTCTTCAACAGCTTTCCTCTCGAGGGGGTTGGCAAGGTCTGCTTCCGCTGCTCGGACCCCAGCATCCTCGACGAAATGGAGCGAAGCATTCGTCAACAATTTGGTGACCGTGTCTCGGTTGCGCTCTCCTCGACGCGGTGCCTTGACGTGATGCCTGGCAACATTTCCAAAGCAAGTGCGCTACAGGAGATAGTGAAGCTGCTCTCCTCGGAAAGCGCGCAAGGGCATCACAATACGCGGCCGCCGATGCTGAAAGACATCATTGCATTTGGGGACAGCATGAATGACGAGGCTATGCTGAAGACAGTCGGCAAGGGATGCATCATGAAGAACGCTCACGAGCGACTCAAGAAGACGCTGTCGAATTGTGAAGTCATCGGCAGCAACGAGGAAAACGGTGTGGCGGTGAAGCTCCGTGAGATCTTTCAGATTTCACTGGACCCGTAG
- a CDS encoding amastin-like protein (TriTrypDB/GeneDB-style sysID: LpmP.28.1490) — protein MPGRGNNVPQGHQQGQLDSDSESYTGSSGSYSDMVSEVLPHQQRGAAIVGGPVTPNKEQGIRTRGLQQSPASMNRSAAVENQQDEGGETAQKKGRVTRGKEKAWAMMNAAWEAPAARVRAVTDVVAGKDSQRVAIALFFCVSWVHLLFVILSATLSQIDLVGGSCYTFWGYKENCDTVSYTRRTALLMNCTRLRSNMHTGSAFAILSILASTVTVVTSWLLCIRFREADREARHQCRYVNVDDTEFIAGEANFNNGGAHNTKQANEAVYDAGNLKKLMMIVVALSLICELICWAIITDINTQQYCNDIYHWSTDATYGVGFGLGLTAWLAELILYVIFVALV, from the coding sequence ATGCCGGGTCGGGGCAACAACGTCCCGCAGGGACACCAGCAGGGTCAGCTGGACAGCGACAGTGAAAGCTACACAGGCAGCTCCGGCTCCTACTCAGATATGGTGTCTGAAGTATTgccacatcagcagcgaggggCTGCTATCGTTGGGGGCCCAGTGACACCCAATAAGGAGCAGGGCATCCGCACGCGCGGCCTACAGCAGTCACCGGCCTCAATGAATCgaagcgcagcggtggagaaTCAGCAGgacgagggaggggaaacgGCGCAGAAAAAAGGCCGTGTGACACGTGGCAAGGAGAAGGCGTGGGCAATGATGAACGCTGCCTGGGAAGCTCcggcggcgcgtgtgcgtgcggtgACCGATGTGGTGGCTGGAAAAGACAGCCAGCGCGTCGCCATCGCGCTCTTTTTCTGCGTTTCGTGGGTTCATCTCCTCTTCGTGATTCTCTCCGCGACACTGTCGCAGATCGACCTagtcggcggcagctgctacACCTTCTGGGGGTACAAGGAGAACTGCGACACCGTGAGCTACACACGCCGCACAGCCCTCCTCATGAACTGCACCCGGCTGCGCAGCAATATGCATACCGGTTCGGCCTTTGCCATTCTCTCCATTCTGGCATCGACAGTGACAGTGGTGACATCGTGGTTGCTGTGCATCCGCTTCCGCGAGGCCGATCGAGAGGCCCGCCACCAGTGTCGTTACGTGAACGTGGACGATACGGAGTTCATTGCAGGGGAAGCCAACTTTAACAATGGTGGTGCACATAACACGAAACAGGCGAATGAGGCCGTGTATGACGCAGGAAATCTCAAGAAACTGATGATGATTGTCGTTGCCCTCAGTTTGATCTGTGAGCTTATCTGCTGGGCTATCATTACCGACATCAACACACAGCAGTATTGCAACGACATCTATCACTGGTCTACCGATGCAACGTACGGCGTCGGCTTTGGACTGGGACTCACCGCGTGGTTGGCAGAGCTCATCCTGTACGTCATCTTTGTTGCCCTTGTGTGA
- a CDS encoding amastin-like protein (TriTrypDB/GeneDB-style sysID: LpmP.28.1500), which translates to MSQVARVKKMFDDISSFSEEDLSDDKAMQDKVKVLPQTYSAQHVDPALRGVTTFATTSVHEVHSDGDTNAFALKLASGFQHLAEPESARGDAEQVTMVARVSISLTPKQSPRVAPSTPPPAQALVQVKSPSAIMRAHQQPASTQPGTSSPKRSALGNDSAYSTPTALSHRQEWREEVEDVVGPRKADAGKASSRKDRRYSSPDVYNSHGKKGSGGTAVMGAEGTPSAQYREKERREVVPLSTMENRGERYSTQYRSDDSENYEMQEQYTPVSMNQATAAQIGYRRPEYTAHCGAHAGPCQVPNSDDSADDDFPCTYYIFPRLNPAFADYQGSRTTGAAVKRGEMMPPNVVERYFAYLMVTDIRIVVYLVVLFLSVVLVVVSILTSQLDIVNNACLTYWGYKNNCDSSSYTITRRLYPCAGIRHHLGAGAAFSIITLVVYLVNFIAVIIVVFCLKESPHTISLKSRMVVSALGCVTVVAQLISWAVVARIYNANYCPIGELAYGVGFGLNLSSWVMNIIGVTLVLAAPTISVDYHL; encoded by the coding sequence ATGTCCCAAGTTGCCCGAGTAAAGAAGATGTTCGATGacatctcctccttttccgaGGAAGACCTCAGCGATGATAAGGCCATGCAGGACAAGGTAAAGGTGCTGCCCCAGACGTACTCAGCGCAGCACGTTGACCCTGCACTGCGTGGTGTCACTACGTTCGCAACAACTTCTGTTCATGAGGTTCACAGTGATGGTGACACAAACGCCTTTGCGCTCAAGCTAGCGTCTGGATTCCAGCACTTGGCGGAGCCGGAGAGTGCTCGCGGAGATGCAGAACAGGTCACTATGGTAGCACGCGTGTCCATCTCACTGACTCCGAAGCAATCTCCCCGAGTTGCACCGtcaacgccgccaccggcgcagGCTCTAGTGCAAGTGAAATCCCCCTCGGCAATCATGCgagcgcaccagcagcccGCATCCACTCAGCCCGGCACTTCGTCGCCGAAGAGGTCTGCGCTTGGTAACGACTCTGCGTACAGTACGCCGACAGCTCTATCGCATCGACAGGAATGGCGAGAGGAGGTCGAGGACGTCGTAGGCCCTCGCAAAGCTGATGCCGGTAAGGCGAGCTCCCGGAAGGATCGTCGCTACTCTTCCCCGGACGTATATAACTCGCATGGGAAaaaaggcagcggcggtacTGCTGTCATGGGTGCTGAAGGTACTCCTTCTGCGCAGTACcgtgagaaggagagaagagaggtggtgccTCTCAGCACCATGGAAAACCGCGGAGAGCGCTACAGCACCCAGTATCGCTCTGACGATTCCGAGAACTACGAGATGCAGGAACAGTACACACCCGTGTCGATGAATcaggcaacggcggcgcagatAGGCTACCGACGCCCGGAATATACGGCTCACTGTGGCGCACACGCCGGCCCTTGCCAGGTCCCAAACAGCGATGACAGCGCAGATGATGACTTCCCCTGCACCTATTACATCTTCCCCCGCCTCAACCCAGCCTTCGCTGACTATCAGGGCAGCCGCACTACCGGGGCCGCGGTCAAGCGGGGTGAGATGATGCCGCCAAACGTGGTGGAGAGGTACTTTGCGTACCTTATGGTGACCGATATTCGCATCGTTGTCTACCTCGTCGTGCTCTTCTTGTCAGTCGTGCTGGTGGTTGTGTCGATCCTCACATCGCAGCTCGACATCGTGAACAATGCTTGCTTAACGTACTGGGGCTACAAAAACAACTGCGATAGCTCCTCCTATACCATCACGCGACGGCTTTACCCCTGTGCCGGTATCCGTCACCACctcggcgctggcgctgccttCTCCATTATCACGCTTGTTGTGTACCTGGTGAATTTCATAGCTGTCATCATCGTAGTCTTTTGTCTGAAGGAGTCGCCACATACCATCTCGCTCAAGTCTCGCATGGTCGTCAGTGCTCTCGGGTGTGTCACAGTAGTCGCACAGCTGATCTCctgggcggtggtggcaagAATCTACAACGCTAACTACTGCCCCATAGGGGAGCTTGCATACGGAGTCGGCTTTGGGCTCAACCTCTCGTCATGGGTGATGAATATTATCGGCGTCACactcgtcctcgccgctcCCACCATTTCCGTGGATTATCATCTGTAA
- a CDS encoding hypothetical protein (TriTrypDB/GeneDB-style sysID: LpmP.28.1510), whose product MHPVQGLFSQAAMGPDTHTKSSPTLRLPTNLTAGPRLFTHAPYLTSGNIIASEDLDAVECGTYARADGHRRNQGPPDTGGPHQCGSTFSARHKSASQLYNPHGYPNGKKNVCRHFMNGSCNRGSSCRFYHPGPIHHVVTPTRPRTPIQRPLTPLADLALHNTAFMAQSPAHSPRTALTSTLLRSSPRPLMKKSGGGSARSNAESFASPLSSPSNSASVQRSSAFFESLAQAVTTKLALSSPSVGPQFSPGTSLGARAFCGLGANPSPSLQLPDYLPNGSDDSTMENCHSVTAEDMVLLSRPHSPSSLGPHPMSVYRAGVRLEASSNSGSGEGIEAPASPHQNYLSGSSFPAVAPETDTSPRPGSVTRNNPYAYSPTGVQRQPIQPMSPLKRTLNSPQ is encoded by the coding sequence ATGCACCCCGTACAAGGCCTCTTCTCCCAGGCAGCGATGGGACCTGACACCCACACGAAATCATCGCCTACGCTACGGTTGCCGACAAACCTTACAGCCGGTCCGCGTCTGTTTACCCATGCACCGTACCTCACGTCGGGCAACATCATCGCCAGCGAAGACCTCGACGCTGTCGAATGTGGAACATATGCTAGGGCAGATGGGCACCGCAGAAACCAAGGGCCACCGGACACCGGCGGGCCCCACCAATGTGGATCAACCTTCAGTGCCAGGCACAAAAGTGCAAGCCAGCTGTATAACCCGCACGGCTACCCTAACGGCAAGAAGAATGTTTGTCGGCACTTCATGAACGGCAGCTGCAATCGCGGCAGCTCGTGCCGTTTCTACCACCCTGGGCCGATTCATCATGTCGTCACGCCAACGCGCCCGCGAACCCCGATCCAGCGCCCGCTAACTCCGCTGGCAGACCTGGCGCTGCATAACACCGCCTTTATGGCCCAGTCTCCGGCGCATAGTCCACGCACTGCACTGACAAGTACACTATTGCGGTCGTCTCCGCGGCCGCTGATGAAGAAGAGCGGAGGTGGAAGCGCGCGCAGTAACGCGGAATCCTTCGCCTCTCCGCTGAGCTCCCCTTCGAACTCCGCCTCTGTccagcgcagctccgcctttTTCGAGAGCCTGGCGCAGGCCGTGACGACAAAACTCGCTCTCTCGAGCCCTTCCGTTGGTCCGCAATTCAGCCCTGGCACCTCACTCGGCGCTCGGGCGTTCTGTGGGCTCGGTGCCAACCCGTCACCTTCCCTGCAGCTTCCGGACTATCTGCCGAATGGTAGCGATGACAGCACCATGGAAAACTGCCACTCCGTCACTGCCGAGGACATGGTGCTACTCAGTAGGCCTCACAGCCCTTCCTCCCTGGGTCCACACCCAATGTCAGTGTACCGGGCAGGGGTGCGGCTTGAagcgagcagcaacagcggcagcggagaaggAATAGAAGCGCCTGCTAGCCCGCACCAGAACTATTTATCCGGAAGCAGTTTCCCAGCTGTGGCACCCGAAACAGACACATCCCCAAGGCCTGGTAGCGTCACACGAAACAATCCCTACGCCTACTCGCCAACaggggtgcagcggcagcctaTTCAACCCATGAGCCCGCTAAAGCGTACGCTGAATAGCCCACAATGA